The following coding sequences are from one Molothrus ater isolate BHLD 08-10-18 breed brown headed cowbird unplaced genomic scaffold, BPBGC_Mater_1.1 matUn_MA98, whole genome shotgun sequence window:
- the LOC129047088 gene encoding olfactory receptor 14J1-like has product MFFFLLNLALADLGSICTTVPKAMHNSLWDTSNISYTGCAAQVFFFLFFLGSEYSLLTIMCYDRYVSICKPLHYGTLLGSRACAHMAAAAWASAFLNALMHTANTFSLPLCYGNALGQFFCEIPQILKLSCSNSNLREFGLLVFSISLSCGCFVFIVFSYVQIFRAVLRIPSEQGRHKAFSTCLPHLAVVSLFISTAVFAHLKPPSISSPSLDLALSVLYSVVPPALNPLIYSL; this is encoded by the coding sequence atgttcttcttcctgctcaacctggccctcgctgacctgggctccatctgcaccactgtgcccaaagccatgcacaattccctctgggacaccagcaacatctcctacactggatgtgctgctcaagtctttttctttcttttcttccttggaTCAGAGTATTCCCtcctgaccatcatgtgctacgaccgctacgtgtccatctgcaaacccctgcactacgggaccctcctgggcagcagagcttgtgcccacatggcagcagctgcctgggccagtgcctttctcaatgctctcatgcacacagccaatacattttccctgcccctgtgctatggcaatgccctgggccagttcttctgtgaaatcccacagatcctcaagctctcctgctcaaaCTCAAACCTCAGGGAATTTGGGCTACTtgtcttttccatctctttatCATGtggctgttttgtgttcattgttttctcctatgtgcagatcttccgggctgtgctgaggatcccctctgagcagggacggcacaaagccttttccacctgcctccctcacctggctgtggtctcTCTGTTCATCAGCACTGCAGTGTTTGCACacctgaagcccccctccatctcctccccatctctggatctggccctgtcagttctgtattcggtggtgcctccagccttgaaccccctcatctacagcctg